The uncultured Dysgonomonas sp. genome contains the following window.
TATGGAGTACGAAAAATAGGATTCCGTATCTTAACTCAATTGAATTAAGACAAAAAGTATGGCATCATATTAAAGAAAATGCGATAACGAAAGATATTTTTATAGATTCTATTTCCGGTTATTCAGATCATTGTCATTGTATAATATCACTTGGTATAGATCAAACAATTCAAAAAGTGATGCAACTAATTAAAGGAGAATCCTCTTTTTGGATAAATAAGTCTAAGCTAATTAATCAAAAATTTGAATGGCAAGACGAATATTTTGCATTGTCTATTTCAGAATCAATGATTGGTAGGGTGAGAGAATATGTGTTGAATCAAGAAGTACATCATCGTAAAAAAACTTTTCAGGAAGAGTTTGATGAGTTTATCAAGAAGTATAATTTCGACTAAAGTCATTTTATATATTACATTTGAGAACCTCCAGCTAAAGCAGGAGGCAATTGAAAACAAGGAACAAAAAATATGAAAAAAGCATTAGTCATTATCGGAATTTGTATGCTTGCAGGCTATCTCATTTTTTCGGTTTTCTACTTTCAGGGGAAACCAAAGGATGGCGTATGCTCCAAGTTTGAAGTCGAGGTAAAGAATGGTACTGATGACGAGCAGTTTGTAGAAACAGAAGATATAGCGCAATATGTGAAAGAAAAAGGGCTGGATCCGACAGGCAAACAAATAAAAGACATCAACACAAACGCAATCGAAGAGGCTATATTGACAAATCAACTTGTAAAAAAGGCTGATGTATTTGTTACCAATAATGGAGCTATCAAAGCGTCTATAGAAGAACGTAAACCCGTACTGAGGGTTATGTCCGGCACAGGAGAAAATTACTATATCGACAATGAAGGACGTAAGATGCCTCTGTCGAGACGTTTCACCGCATACCTTCCCATTGCCACCGGAGCAATAAAAGAAGAC
Protein-coding sequences here:
- a CDS encoding transposase, whose protein sequence is MALAKTEIKMSYLKVYIHCVWSTKNRIPYLNSIELRQKVWHHIKENAITKDIFIDSISGYSDHCHCIISLGIDQTIQKVMQLIKGESSFWINKSKLINQKFEWQDEYFALSISESMIGRVREYVLNQEVHHRKKTFQEEFDEFIKKYNFD